The Fusarium keratoplasticum isolate Fu6.1 chromosome 4, whole genome shotgun sequence genome contains the following window.
CCCAATTCTTCCCCATTACAGCGACGGCGGGATAGATTGCGTCTATTTTACACGTGGTCTTGACCTCGAACCGTCGTTTGTGGTCGTGCTGTTGAGAATGGGCTGGTCCCGTGGCCCTCGTACCCGGGACTCCAAGCCTCCATGTGCCACCCTTGGTCACCCGCCATTACCTCTGACGGCACTCACCCTCTGCCTGTCTACGTTGGGCTGTTCTGGGGATTTCCAGAGGCTTCGTATGCGTGTCTCTTATTCCATGCACATCATCTTGGCGGTCTCCCTTTGGGTGCCTACCAGGTTGCATTGTTCCTGGATCGAGGCGTTGATTAACGCAGGTGTGAATCTACGCGTCCGACTTGAGAGGGTATTGTCGCTGTCGCCCTACTCTACCGTCAAATCGGCTTATTTTCAATCGTGAATCAGCTTACTCGCCCCCTTCTCGAGGTGACGGGCTACGACCAATCATGACCCAAATCACGATTCTCACTGTTATGTTCCTGAGTGCACAGTAGTCGGCCGCCTCACCAGATGATTTGGGGTTGCCAAGTTACACAGGGCGGAGGTGCCGCTGCCAGCTGGCCGGGGTCATACTGCCTGGGACTTCAGGCAGGAATAGCGTCACCTCATGTTTATCGCCGAGTTGTGTTGTTCTGCACTGTAGCTTTCAGGCGTGAGTCACCAAGCAAACCAAACAAACCCCCCCTGTCGGGGACCCATAGTGGCCGTGTTGTCCCCTAGTATTTGCCTTGCCACGCAAGGCGCGTCAAGACCGTGAAACAGAGCGACCGAGAGttttgaggaggagattcaCTCACTCTCATGGCAATCCCCACGTGTGACCATCCACACGAGGCCTGGCTTGGCCTATTTCAAGTCTCCCTACAAAACTAGCAAGACCTACCACACTTTCCAGACTCTAGTTCTTCCTCTCTATTTCCTCTGATATTTGACCACAACCCTCAAAGTTTGGCAAAAAGCAAAAGATACTTTTCCCCATCTGCAGACTTGACTACCATTGCATCAGCCAACCTTCCCCTGCGACCCAGCCAAAAGTCAAGTCACCTGGAACCAGTTTCGGGCAGCGGTAAAAAAACAGTGGGTCTAGGTCTTTTTGGCACGGGCACGCCCTCCGCTCCCACTCCTGGACTACCCTACCACCATTTCCCTTGCCTCGCCGCTTTCAACTTggtcctcttcttttcttcttcaccaacaccacaacCTCTGAGCGACAAACAAAGGATCGCCTTCGCGACTCTCACTCGCATCTTGGAATATACTAGTATTTCAACCGCGCAGCGACTCGCCATTTCCCCTACGCATTATTACATCCAGCTTGCGACCGACCACAATGGCCACCCCCCAGTCCACCACTTCTTACGACGACGCCTCGggcgacaagaagcttgagcaAATCACCTTTCGCTTCTGCTCCGAGTGCTCCAACATGCTCTACCCCAAGGAGGATGTGGATTCTCACAAGCTGCAGTTCACCTGCCGGACCTGCCAGTACACCGAGGACGCCCAATCCACCTGCGTCTTCCGCAACGTCCTCAACACCTCGGCCGGTGAGACGGCCGGTGTCACGCAGGATGTTGGCTCCGACCCAACGGTTAGTCACCTCCCGCCCGTTACCTGCCACGGCTGTGGCGATATCATCCTCTGCACCACCTGTGGGAAGCCCGACTGCCAGATGGTTGTCACTCTCCGCGAGAACGTCAAGCGCTCCGTCACGGGCATGTGCCAGTTTACCTTGCCctgggaggatgaggacgcGGACCCCTTTTCCGAGtacgacgaggagatgatgtCCGAGGAGTGCGACCTCAAGACCGACCCCGAAGATTCATGTTCCGACACGAGCGAGGAGTTTTGCGACAGCCTCATGGACATCGACCTATGACCGACACATACTCCCGATCGACGTTACTTAAACGACTATACCCTTTACGCTGCATCACGACGCACACGATTTATGTTCATCCTCATTTGGCTGGCACATGCTCTGGGCTTCTCATGATAGACACCCTCGCGGCTAGCAGTTTGGCAGCCGACCCGTGACGGTCGCGTAAAAGTTGCACTCAGCAGTCGGAGCTCATGTGTCTCGCGTCTTCTTTGGAACCCGCTTGCCCTCGCTTACAGACTGCTGGCTGACTTTGTTCTTCTTTTGTGTGCTGCAGCTCCCGCGATCCAACAAGACCTGCCCCAGTTGCAAGCATGAAGAAgccgtcttcttccagtCTCAGCAGCGAAGCGCCGAGACCGGCATGGTAAGCCATACCAATGACTGCCTGGATATCAGACAACTAACTCTTGTAGAAATTGTTCTACGTCTGCTGCGAGTGCGGTCACATCTTCACATAGGCATGACTTGTATGATTACCCCCGAAGAGCTCGATCTCATCACCGTCTTAAAGATTTGGAGGAAGGGTTCTCGGATTGTTTCCATTAGCAAATGGCGTTCACGGAAGGGTGTGGCTAAGATGCCACTGGCGCTGGATGGCTTTAGAAGACATGGAATTTGTATCCTATCAATATCTGATAGACCTGTACTGGTAGATGTGATGGAGGACAATAAGGATTTGTCAAGCTGCTCTTTGCAGTCTTGAATCACAACATTATTCGCAGTAACATCCAAGTGACATGTAATCACATCCGAAACATGAAATCGCAATCAGTGACCCGTAAATGATTGAGCTGAAAGGTGTCTTTATTCTCTCATCAACGCCTCGCAAATGCCCGAGTATTCGTAATTGTACAGTATCCCACTCGTACATGGTGACATCTTCGTCCTAACCTGTCTTTTATACACAGCCATCCACATCCCCTCTTGTAGTCTCTCATCTTCCCAAACTTTAAGCCTGCATAGGAGCCATCGACAGAATCTTGCTCCacttcttgcgcttcagcTCGGCGCCCACAGCACCGTTGATGCGGGATCCGACAGGGTCACCAGCCTTGTTGAGCAGCACGCAGGCGTTGTCGTCGAATTTGACGACCGAGCCGTCTCGTCGCTGGGTAGGGTATCGGGTTCGGACAACGACGGCGTGGCGGATGTCGCCGCGCTTAACCTTGTTGGCGGCAGAGAGACCAGCCATGCCACCAGAGGAGGAACCTCGCTGTTCctggacgacgacgacgatacGGTCACCTATTGGGGACAGTTAGTTTTTGTGAGTAATAGAGAGTTCGAATGGTTCGATTGAGGGTCGTATATCATGTAGAGGGGAGAGGTCGTACCGATTCGGGCGTGTCGCTTTTGGCCGACGACAAGAGCGCATTCAACAAGGGCAGCGCCCGAGTTGTCGATGCAGTTGAGCATGGTCTAGCACGGTTAGCATATGAAATTGAAACCATATAAAGATCAATCATACCTTTAATTGAATCATTTTGGCAGTCTATCCTCGCGCAGGGAGGTCTATTCCTACTCGTCTCTCTCCACAGTCCAGCTCGGATATCGTCGACTGCCCACCATTGGCGTTGAACTTTTCGAACCAAGATCACGTGCCAtccaaggctcaggctcaaGCTCAGGCTCAGCCAGCCGCACCTAAGCCGCCAAGCCACATCAACAATTGCACAGCCCCCGCCCGTCGCCTGGCCAATTCTCTGGGGCAGGACCAGACCGGGGACGAACAAAGCAAGCCCCCCCCTAACCTCGAAAGCAAGCAACGATGTCATTCCACCTCCGCCAACTCTTCCCTCCTTCAATCCGGATCCCCTGAGAGACCGCACCCCCTCCTCTCAAGTCTCAGCCTCGCCCTGTCTCTCCTCTGTCGCTTTTCGAATCGAATACCGTTCCTTACAAGGAGAGACTTGTGTCTCCACTGCCTTGACTCGCTGCGGGCCATCTCAAGACTATGACGTTGCGGGAGTGGATGAGCTGAATTGAATTGGACGACATCGCTTCACTGCGCCGCTCTTTTAGAACCCACCGCCTTTTTTCCAAGACCAGGAGGTTTCCGTTTCGGTTTTTGCGCAAGGATTCTCAGTTGGAGTGCCCTGAGGATCGACGCTCGCTATCCTCTCTTTCTCGCCTTTGTTGTGTCTCTTGTTGGGGACACGTGCGCTCCTTTTTCAGCATCGACGACAGTTTCGGCACTTGGAGATTGCCTGTGTTGAAGGGCTCGAGTAGGCATCATGCCTCCCTCAAAGAATGCgcctgccaagaagcagcgcaTAACGTTGGCTCAATTGTCAGCATATGATGACATTCTCACCGATGCCCTGGTTGACCATGTGAGTGGTTTATGAAGGAGTAGACGCTGGCGTTTGTGACACAGCTCTAACCCAGACAAGGTCTTTTACTGGACAACGGTTCCCAAGAATCGCACATCTTACCACCCTTCCCGAGGTGTACGAGAAGAGGAAATCACAAAAGTCCTTCAGGAGGAAGCTGTTATCAACAaggacctcgaggctgccgagaagcGACTACTGAAGACAGACGGACTCAAGAGGTTCTACAATGGCTTGAGAAcagacaaggagaaggaggatttCAGACGACACTTGAGGCGATACGTGCAAATCTACCTCCCCGATTGTCCATGGGAGGTCAGCTCGACGAACCGATACACGATTGTCACCCACGAGGCTGCTGTGCACGCCAGACGGTACATCAAGCGCAACGAATCCATCAAGTACCTCTCAGGCGTTcaggtcatcatcaccccggaagaggagaaggcaaTCTCGAGCCAGAAGAAGGATTTCAGCATTGTCGTCAGCTCACGCAGCAAGTGCACAAGCCTCTTCATGGGACCCGCACGATTTGCGAACCACGATTGCGATGCAAACGCCAAACTTATGAGGACAAGCCATGCAGGAATCGAGATTATCGCAACACGAGCGATTGGACCAGGAGAGGAGATCACAGTTACTTACGGTGATAATTACTTTGGCGAAAACAACTGCGAGTGTCTTTGCAAGACCTGCGAGGATCTGCTGCGGAATGCGTGGGAGCCGGAGGAGGGGTCAGTGGcggtgaagaagagcatcGAGCAGGAAAAGTCCGATGGATATTCGCtgcgacgacgaagaagagaCGATAGCATCTCTGGTTCATCACGAACTCCCTCGGTCACTCCCGACATGCGGCCACGAGTTCCCAAAGCCACGAGACACTCGCTCCTCGGCCACGCTCGAGATTCTTCAGCTGCTCGATCTCCTCCTGCGGAGAGCACCAACAGCCGCAAGCGACCACTTGATGCCCTTGCGACACCACCCAAGACGCCCGCAAAGCGTCTCAAGCGTTCAGCTGAGCCGATTTCCAGGGAAGATTCATCCTCACGCAGTAGCTCTGTGACGGCTAGTGAATCGTCAGGAAGCGGCGTGGTGGAGACGGATGTCACTTCGCCTGAGAAGGAGACTCCGGAGCCCATGGTCAAGACACCAGTAATGAAAGAGGCGATTCCTCTTGCTATTGAGCAGGGCAGAGCTCAAACAGTCCCCCAGGTGGCACCAGTTTCCCCCCAGAGCACTGAGGGATCCCGGTCACCTCAGACAAAGACAGAAGCCCCCACAACAGGGCCGAACGGTCGAAGCGGCTTGGAGAGCATGTCTATTCGAGCTATCCTCAACGCTCCGTTGGAGTCTGAGATGGAACCACAACCGGAGCCTGAAAAGGCTCCTGAGGCTGTacctgagcctgagccagTACCTATCGCAACCAGCATCGAGCCTGTCGAGGAGGGTCAGGCTGCTGACGAAGAGGAACAGCCGAAGCGCCGCAAATACCAACGGCGCACCTTCGTCAAACAACCCACGCCGCCATCTCGGGTGCGAGTCCCCGGTGATTATCTCCTGACTCCACTGCTCTTGTCGGAGCCTGAGATGGCATGGATCCAGTGCACCATCTGCGATGGATACTTTGTACAACAGAACGCATACTTTACACGATCGTCTTGCCCCCGCTGCGAACGACACTCGAAGCTCTACGGATACATCTGGCCCAAGACGGACAAGGCAGGACCGCacgacaaagaagagagagttCTAGATCATCGGACGATCCACCGTTTCCTGGATGCTGACGATGAGCGACGGGTGCGAGGACGCAAGAGCTTTGCAGCTTCCAAGACGGAAACTGAAGAGCCAGAAGAGTCAGAGCGAGGACGAAAGCTGAGCCGACACAGCACAGCCAGCATAGCCAGGAAGCTGGCGCCCGCAGTGGAGGAAGACCTGTCCGGGATTAGAAGAAGTGGAAGGCTCAGAAGGGTCAACAGCAGGCTGCTCGATCCATGATGGGCAgaataatatttatattgGGGCGTTCCGGGAGCAACAATTACAGCAACGGGGAGATGTACATTATGAGGCAGGCATGCATGGAATGGTTAGAGGAGTGACTAGCGCAtctttaaattaaataatcttCCCAGTGTTGCTTGGTTTGTTATTCATTGCACTCAGGATATGTGCAAGGCCGTGGTTGAGTTGGCTTCACTTGCTCTCAACCGTCGTCAGCAcatcagcctcaaccagGCATCGTCATTCAGGGATCCTCTGAGCCGTTCATTGGCCGTTTGACTCCATCAAAAGACCTATTGGTATCTGACGAGTCCTATTGTCTCACTTCTTTCTCGGCACTACAACGTccctcttctgcttctctttCAGTGTTGCCCTTTGTCTTGCCGGTAACCTACATCAAGTTAGCTCATTCATCTGTCTATCGGTAAGGCTGTTTTTACTCGCTCTCTCACTGCAGTTTTGACGGAAAAGATCTTGTTGACAGTCCCATACATGCTGTGTTTGATCTCACCCATGCGTTGGACGACGCCGAGGTAGAGTAGGTAGACGACGTGCATTATTCCAAAGTCAAGCCGAGAAAGGCTGTCATCAACCATTTTATGCGTAAAAACATTTTGGGGGGTATCTACTCGCTTTATCTTCCCCAACCTAGGTGCACTGGCTCACAATATGTCTCTCTTTTGTGTTCCCAGCTTTGAGGGTGGTACAGCTGAGTGAGATTTGGGCTGGCAATCGAGCCACACAGGCTGTACGGAGAGGACTCGAGGTTTGGCTAGGCGTCAGCACGATGTCACCAGGAGAATTACAGTATTCAGTAGATATTTTGTGCTCGTGGCTATTCATTGGTCAAAGGCGATAGCCTATATATGTAGAAGTTTGTAATCCGTCGTATCTTTTCGTGCAATCTTTGCTTCGTCGCTGTCTGGTAGTGTTGGCGTCGCAAGCCACCTACCTACCCGTGTGGCGGGGGGTTCAGGACAGACTGTTCGCACTGTATCATTAAGCATGGTAGTTAATGACAGCATAGTGTTAAAGAATAACActattaaatatataagcCTGTTATAGCTCTATTGAGggcttattattatattacgGCTCTGTTGTAATTGATATCTGTTATTAGAGGATATTATGGTCAGTTTTTATCATAAAGCCATAATGTTGACCTAAAAGTGTGATGTAAGTTATGTGCCACACTGTCCTGAACCCCCCCTTCACCCGGGTAGGTAGTGGGATAGCAGACTATAAGTCTTTGGTGGCGACTCGGCCTCCAGACCAAACAGCTCGACTATGTAGTAAACAATCGATCACAAGTAAATTATTTGCGTACTGTATAATATTGGTGATATGCAGATGGAAAAGGTCTGCAAAGTGAGTTTCGGCGAGCTTCACGTCGGCTGGTGAAAAGCCATTGGTGGCCGTTGGCTTGGGTGCATGGTGGAAGGGGGGTCACTACCAACCCTGATTGGAATAGAGTTCTTAGCTGCATCAAGAGCCGGCATCCATGGCAACGGCAATGCTTTAGTTACGTCGAACTCTGCCACAGGTTTCTCTTCGTACACACTGCACTGTAAATACCTTGATCTTTGTGAGTCCAGGGTAAACAGGCAAGGTCCGAGACATGGTGCAACCTAATGCGGGGAGGCAAAGCTCATGACTCAAAGCGGCTAGCGGCAAGACGCGATAAGAGCTTGTGCCTGGCTGGCGTCGCAGCGGGCAACCACAGCCACTAATAGCTCCCGAGTCCCAGCACCTCATCACAAGGGCTGTATCACTTTaactctcctccttcatctctctctcctccataAACAACCCAAGACAGATCCTCATTTCACCATTCCAATGACTGCCAAGAGCCTCTTGGTCGCTGCCACGGCGCTCTCGGGCGTCTCGGCCTTGCAGATTCCTCTCAATGTCCAGCTCCCGTGGAGCTCCTGGTCGCCTAGCTCGGGACCCAGCAGCGATGACCTCACCGGTCTGCCCTTGATCGATACCAAGGAATTGCAGAGCAGCATCAAGGCCGGGAACCTCGAGACGAGGGCCAAGGAGCTTTACGAGATTGCAAAgaatggagaggaggagtaTGGACATCCTACTCGTGTCATTGGTAGTGAAGGTGAGCTTGCCGATTTCGGCCGTGTTATCTgcatgatgctgatgattGCTACCTAGGCCACCTCGGCACATTGTCCTACATCCACGctgagctggccaagctgggcGGCTACTATTCCGTCTCTAACCAGCAGTTCCCCGCCGTGTCGGGCAACGTTTTCGAGTCtcgcctcgtcctcggcaaCTCGGTGCCTAAGGACGCGTCGCCCATGGGTCTGACTCCTCccaccaagaacaagcagcCCGTCTACGGagacctcgtcctcgtcaagaACGAGGGCTGCAGCGAGTCCGACTACCCCGAGTCCCTCAAGGGCAACATTGCTCTCATTTTGCGAGGAACCTGCCCCTTTGGTACCAAGTCGGAGAATGCTGGCAAGGCTGGTGCTGTCGCCGCTGTGGTGTACAACtatgagaaggaggaggttcATGGAACTCTGGGAACTCCTTCTCCTAACCATGTCGCTACTTTCGGCCTCGGTGGCGAGGAGGGCCAGGCCATCGctaagaagctcaaggatggcgagAAGATTGATGCTATTGCGTACATTGacgccgaggtcaagaccatctcTACCACCAACATTATTGCCCAGACCCGTCACGGTGACCCCGAGAACTGTGTGATGCTCGGTGGTCACAGTGACAGTGTCGCTGAGGGTCCTGGTATCAACGACGATGGCTCCGGCAGTATCTCCGTCCTTGAAGTCGCCACCCAGCTCTCCAAGTTCCGCGTCAACAACTGCGTGCGCTTCGCCTGGTGGGccgctgaagaggagggcCTCCTTGGTTCGGACCACTACGTTGCCGTGCtgcccgaggaggagaaccgCAAGATTCGCCTCTTCATGGACTacgacatgatgggcagcCCCAACTTTGCCTACCAGATCTACAACGCTACCAACTCTGAGAACCCCGCCGGCTCTGAGGAGCTGCGCAACCTGTACGTCGACTGGTACGAGGAGCAGGGTCTCAACTACACCTTCATCCCCTTTGACGGTCGCAGCGACTATGATGGATTCATCCGTGGTGGTATCCCCGCTGGTGGTATCGCTACTGGTGCCGAGGgcgtcaagaccaaggaggaggcagagcagTTTGGTGGTATCGCAGGCCAGTGGTATGATCCTTGCTACCACCAGCTGTGTGACGACCTTGGTAACGTCAACTACACTGCTTGGGAGGTCAACACAAAGGTGAGTCATGTATTGTGTCAAGACGAACGTGTAACTGACCAGCGTTACAGCTCATTGCCCACTCGGTGGCCACGTACGCTCTCTCGTTCAAGGACTTCCCTGAGCGTACAACCGAGGTTTCTGTCCAGGCCTACgctgacaaggtcaagatgcACGGAAACAAGTACATCATTTAAGAAGTGCACCAGACCTAGTGGTCTTTTTTTAATTGATTGGATATCTCAACTGAATTTAAATGCTTAGATGAATCTTGTCCACCTtgtgaaaaaaaaaagaacccATTTACAGTCATAAAAACCTTTGGAAATGCCCGTCTAACCCCAACCATCAAGCAAAAAGACAGCAAGCTAATCCGAccggccttgaagaagcctGCAATTACTAACCCTAACACCGAGTTtgcatcctcgtcatcgttcCTGATGATTATCCTTCCCGAGGACacgtcctcttcatctttggtAATTCATACGCTAATAGTAATCCAGCCGTGTCATTCATCGCGCCGGCGTAAATTCATATGGAGTGCCGACAAGCACACCGCCTGTGACAAAATCACAGCCCCCGATCTGTTCGGGGATGTCAGGCACATAGTACTCGAAGTCGTCCCGCAGCTCCTCTAGTGTGACGGGCAGGATGAGGCGGGAGATGGCCTTTCGATCGGCGAGGGTGCCCGAGTTGGAGGGCCAAGATCCGGGGGTGGGACCCACTTCTGCACGGGCGATCGCGGAGGTCTCGGTGGGCTGGGCACCGGGGGACGGAGGCTTGGCGGCCGAGGATCCGGGCCGGCTGCCGCTTCGCAAACGGGATGCGAGACCAACGTTGAAGGTGAGAAGTCGACTAATGCGGTGGGCAAGTTCGTCGCGGCTATTTTTCGCGTCCTTTTCTCCGGGGCTGGTATTTCCATCCAGTCAGCCATTCTGCGGTCTGTGCGAACAAACGAGAGGGGGGCAGGGATGTGATTCTGTGGGTTATGTGGCCTGCTCACCAGTTTATTAcggtcatcatcatggcgatTGACAAGTTATGCCACCGGACACGGGCGCACAGGGCCCTTATGCGCTTCTCCAGGTGTCTTGTGGCATCTTCAGGGCTCGAGCgcgcagcctcctcgtcgagtGCGCAGCACAGGGAATACATGCGAGAAAAGGCGAGAACTGTGTCGGTCAGAGTGGCGACCAGCTCATCGAGGCCGATCCATGTTGCGCGAGCTGGGAATGGAATCTGAGCATTCTCGATGAGGC
Protein-coding sequences here:
- a CDS encoding Histone-lysine N-methyltransferase SET9: MPPSKNAPAKKQRITLAQLSAYDDILTDALVDHVFYWTTVPKNRTSYHPSRGVREEEITKVLQEEAVINKDLEAAEKRLLKTDGLKRFYNGLRTDKEKEDFRRHLRRYVQIYLPDCPWEVSSTNRYTIVTHEAAVHARRYIKRNESIKYLSGVQVIITPEEEKAISSQKKDFSIVVSSRSKCTSLFMGPARFANHDCDANAKLMRTSHAGIEIIATRAIGPGEEITVTYGDNYFGENNCECLCKTCEDLLRNAWEPEEGSVAVKKSIEQEKSDGYSLRRRRRDDSISGSSRTPSVTPDMRPRVPKATRHSLLGHARDSSAARSPPAESTNSRKRPLDALATPPKTPAKRLKRSAEPISREDSSSRSSSVTASESSGSGVVETDVTSPEKETPEPMVKTPVMKEAIPLAIEQGRAQTVPQVAPVSPQSTEGSRSPQTKTEAPTTGPNGRSGLESMSIRAILNAPLESEMEPQPEPEKAPEAVPEPEPVPIATSIEPVEEGQAADEEEQPKRRKYQRRTFVKQPTPPSRVRVPGDYLLTPLLLSEPEMAWIQCTICDGYFVQQNAYFTRSSCPRCERHSKLYGYIWPKTDKAGPHDKEERVLDHRTIHRFLDADDERRVRGRKSFAASKTETEEPEESERGRKLSRHSTASIARKLAPAVEEDLSGIRRSGRLRRVNSRLLDP
- a CDS encoding Peptide hydrolase, whose product is MTAKSLLVAATALSGVSALQIPLNVQLPWSSWSPSSGPSSDDLTGLPLIDTKELQSSIKAGNLETRAKELYEIAKNGEEEYGHPTRVIGSEGHLGTLSYIHAELAKLGGYYSVSNQQFPAVSGNVFESRLVLGNSVPKDASPMGLTPPTKNKQPVYGDLVLVKNEGCSESDYPESLKGNIALILRGTCPFGTKSENAGKAGAVAAVVYNYEKEEVHGTLGTPSPNHVATFGLGGEEGQAIAKKLKDGEKIDAIAYIDAEVKTISTTNIIAQTRHGDPENCVMLGGHSDSVAEGPGINDDGSGSISVLEVATQLSKFRVNNCVRFAWWAAEEEGLLGSDHYVAVLPEEENRKIRLFMDYDMMGSPNFAYQIYNATNSENPAGSEELRNLYVDWYEEQGLNYTFIPFDGRSDYDGFIRGGIPAGGIATGAEGVKTKEEAEQFGGIAGQWYDPCYHQLCDDLGNVNYTAWEVNTKLIAHSVATYALSFKDFPERTTEVSVQAYADKVKMHGNKYII